A window of Deltaproteobacteria bacterium contains these coding sequences:
- a CDS encoding sigma-54-dependent Fis family transcriptional regulator → MTSVTNTNTARVLVVDDHPEMAIALGDYLRDHDYIVETATTATQAIESFSHYAFDAVITDLRMKDVDGLGLLDAIRTMDAKVPVFIMTAYGSIENAIEAIRRGAFHYFSKPLKTEEVRIYLERAINQRRMEVSHAQLLRDIQGRYTFESMVGRSAAMRKIFDLIDCVADSQSSVLIAGESGTGKELIARAIHFRGIRRQKPFVPINCAAIPAPLIESEIFGHETGSFTGANRPRAGLVIEASGGTLFLDEVGELPLELQPKLLRLLQEGEVRAIGSDKTRRVDVRIVAATNANLSNGVKNGKFRADLFYRLNVVPIEVPPLRERREDIPILTERLLQRILTQNPRILAKRISIAAVEILVSYNWPGNVRELENAIERAATLCRDEEITAEYFSFLNPTTTTSTWRDYMEKMPTLRELEDQYIDFVIEKTQGKRVKAAAILGIDPSTLYRRHRG, encoded by the coding sequence ATGACATCTGTAACTAATACTAATACAGCTCGGGTATTAGTGGTCGATGATCACCCAGAAATGGCGATAGCTTTAGGTGATTATCTGCGTGACCATGATTATATTGTTGAAACCGCAACCACTGCTACTCAAGCAATTGAAAGCTTTTCTCATTATGCTTTTGATGCGGTAATTACTGACCTAAGAATGAAAGATGTTGATGGTCTCGGGCTTTTAGATGCAATTCGCACTATGGATGCCAAGGTACCCGTATTTATTATGACCGCCTATGGTTCTATTGAAAATGCTATTGAGGCAATTCGTCGTGGTGCCTTTCATTATTTTTCAAAACCTTTAAAAACTGAAGAGGTTAGAATTTATCTTGAGCGCGCAATAAATCAGAGGCGCATGGAGGTATCACATGCACAGCTTTTAAGGGATATTCAGGGACGCTACACTTTTGAGTCAATGGTGGGGCGTTCGGCGGCTATGCGTAAAATTTTTGATTTAATTGACTGTGTTGCAGACAGTCAATCAAGCGTTCTTATTGCTGGAGAAAGTGGTACCGGTAAAGAACTCATAGCGCGAGCGATACATTTTCGTGGTATACGTCGTCAAAAACCTTTTGTGCCCATTAATTGCGCGGCGATCCCGGCGCCGCTTATTGAAAGTGAAATCTTTGGTCATGAAACAGGTTCATTTACCGGAGCTAACCGACCTCGAGCAGGTTTAGTTATAGAAGCAAGTGGTGGCACCTTGTTTCTTGATGAAGTGGGAGAGTTGCCACTTGAGCTGCAACCTAAACTATTGCGTTTACTTCAAGAGGGTGAAGTGCGTGCGATAGGTTCAGATAAAACGCGCCGAGTAGATGTACGTATTGTAGCGGCAACAAATGCCAATCTTAGTAACGGTGTTAAAAATGGTAAATTTCGCGCCGATCTTTTTTATCGTCTTAATGTTGTGCCAATTGAAGTGCCGCCGCTACGCGAACGTCGCGAAGATATCCCGATATTAACAGAGCGTTTACTACAGCGAATTTTAACGCAAAATCCGAGAATATTAGCTAAACGAATATCTATCGCAGCAGTTGAAATTCTGGTTTCTTATAATTGGCCAGGTAACGTACGCGAACTTGAAAATGCCATTGAGCGTGCTGCAACCTTATGCCGTGATGAAGAAATAACCGCAGAATATTTCAGCTTTTTAAACCCAACGACCACTACTTCAACTTGGCGAGACTATATGGAAAAAATGCCAACTTTACGTGAATTAGAGGATCAATACATTGATTTCGTTATTGAGAAAACACAAGGTAAAAGAGTAAAGGCAGCGGCAATATTAGGTATTGATCCATCGACGCTTTATCGGCGTCATCGTGGGTAA